The Benincasa hispida cultivar B227 chromosome 9, ASM972705v1, whole genome shotgun sequence genome has a segment encoding these proteins:
- the LOC120086021 gene encoding protein ROOT HAIR DEFECTIVE 3 homolog 1-like: MAKSDESCSVQLIDGDGGFNVEGIDNFIKDVKLGECGLSYAVVSIMGPQSSGKSTLLNNLFGTNFREMDAFKGRSQTTKGIWLARCAGIEPCTLVMDLEGTDGRERGEDDTAFEKQSALFALAVSDIVLINMWCHDIGREQAANKPLLKTVFQVMMRLFSPRKTTLMFVIRDKTRTPLENLEPVLREDVQKIWDSVPKPQAHKDTPLSEFFNVEVVALSSYEEKEEQFKEQVANLRQRFFHSIAPGGLAGDRRGVVPASGFSFSAQQIWKVIKENKDLDLPAHKVMVATVRCEEIGNEKFAWFASNEDWLNLEEEVQTGPVQGFGKKLSSIIDTCLSEYDAEATFFDEGVRSAKRAQLEEKLLQLVQSAFQSLLGHIRSGTFDKFKEAFDKALNEGEGFSSAASNCAQTYMAIFDKECAGAIIEQANWDTSRIRDKLRRDIDAHIATVRADKLSELSAQLEKKLKEALSGPVEALLDGANNETWPAIRKLLQRETESAISELSKGLVGYDMDEKTKENLFTSLKDYARGVVESKTREEAGRVLIRMKDRFSTLFSHDADSMPRVWTGKEDIRAITKTARSASLKLLSVMAALRLDDDDSGEIDSTLSSSLLNVPNSSNTKDRSIVATDPLASSSWEKVSPSQTLISPVQCKSIWRQFKAETEYTVSQAIAAQEASKRNNNWLPPPWAIVAMVILGFNEFMTLLRNPLYLGVIFIFYLLAKALWVQLDVSGQFSNGLLPGLLSLSSTFVPTVMNLLKKLAEEGQAPQRPATTDPQSNPALTSKSFRNSSSNDLTSTASSAVTGTETGGEYSSRSKEE; encoded by the exons ATGG CTAAGAGCGATGAAAGTTGCTCTGTTCAGCTTATAGATGGAGATGGTGGATTCAACGTCGAGGGAATTGACAACTTCATCAAAGATGTGAAATTGGGGGAATGTGGACTTTCATATGCAGTAGTGTCCATTATGGGCCCTCAAAGTAGTG GGAAGAGTACGCTGCTAAATAATTTGTTTGGAACCAACTTTAGAGAGATGGATGCTTTTAAAGGGAG GTCTCAAACAACTAAGGGTATATGGTTGGCTAGATGTGCTGGCATTGAGCCTTGTACACTTGTAATGGATTTGGAAGGAACTGATGGAAGAGAGCGAGGAGAG GATGACACTGCATTTGAGAAACAAAGTGCCCTCTTTGCGCTTGCTGTGTCAGATATAGTGCTAATAAACAT GTGGTGTCATGATATTGGCCGTGAGCAGGCTGCAAATAAGCCTCTCCTGAAGACTGTATTTCAG GTCATGATGAGATTGTTCAGTCCGCGTAAAACAACACTAATGTTTGTCATTCGTGATAAAACAAGG ACACCATTGGAAAATTTAGAGCCTGTTCTTAGAGAGGATGTACAAAAG ATATGGGACTCTGTTCCTAAGCCACAGGCTCACAAGGATACTCCACTAAGCGAATTTTTTAAT GTTGAAGTTGTTGCTTTATCTAGTTATGAAGAAAAGGAAGAGCAATTCAAGGAGCAG GTGGCAAATTTGAGGCAGAGATTCTTCCATTCTATTGCCCCAGGAGGGCTTGCTGGAGATCGCAGGGGAGTTGTTCCTGCTTCAGGTTTTTCTTTTAGTGCTCAGCAAATCTGGAAAGTTATTAAGGAGAACAAGGATCTTGACCTTCCAGCACATAAG GTTATGGTGGCTACTGTTCGCTGTGAAGAAATTGGCAATGAGAAGTTTGCATGGTTTGCATCAAATGAG GACTGGTTGAATTTGGAAGAAGAAGTACAAACTGGTCCAGTTCAAGGTTTTGGAAAGAAGCTAAGTTCGATCATTGATACTTGTTTATCGGA GTATGATGCAGAAGCAACATTTTTTGACGAAGGTGTGAGATCTGCAAAGAGAGCACAACTTGAAGAAAAATTGTTGCAA CTTGTTCAATCAGCCTTCCAATCTCTGCTGGGACACATAAGGTCTGGGACATTTGATAAGTTCAAGGAGGCATTTGACAAAGCTTTGAATGAAGGGGAAGGGTTTTCTTCGGCTGCCTCTAATTGTGCTCAAACCTACATGGCTATTTTTGACAAAGAATGTGCTG GTGCTATCATTGAGCAAGCAAACTGGGACACTTCTAGAATAAGGGATAAACTTCGACGTGATATTGATGCCCACATTGCAACTGTTCGTGCTGACAAATTATCTGAACTTTCTGCACAATTAGAG AAAAAACTGAAGGAAGCATTGTCAGGACCGGTAGAAGCTTTGCTAGATGGAGCTAATAATGAGACATGGCCAGCCATAAGAAAACTTCTTCAACGAGAGACTGAGTCTGCCATCTCTGAGCTGTCTAAAGGATTGGTGGGCTATGATATGGATGAAAAAACCAAGGAAAACCTGTTTACCAGTCTTAAGGATTATGCTAGAGGTGTAGTTGAATCAAAAACTAGAGAAGAAGCTGGAAGGGTCCTGATTCGTATGAAGGATAG GTTTTCCACATTGTTTAGCCATGATGCAGATTCAATGCCACGTGTTTGGACAGGGAAGGAAGATATCCGGGCAATCACCAAAACCGCTCGTTCTGCT TCCTTGAAGCTACTCTCTGTTATGGCTGCTCTTCGTTTGGATGATGATGATTCTGGTGAGATAGACAGTACTTTGTCATCTTCCTTGCTGAATGTTCCAAACAGTAGCAATACAAAAGATAGGAGCATTGTGGCAACTGACCCTCTTGCCTCAAGCTCATGGGAAAAG GTTTCACCATCACAAACGTTGATTAGTCCCGTTCAGTGCAAATCTATATGGAGGCAATTCAAGGCGGAGACAGAGTACACTGTTTCTCAGGCCATTGCTGCACAG GAAGCCAGCAAACGCAATAACAACTGGTTGCCCCCGCCATGGGCAATTGTTGCGATGGTGATTCTCGGGTTTAATGAATTTATGACGCTTCTAAG AAATCCTTTATATTTGGGAGTCATTTTTATCTTCTATTTACTCGCCAAAGCCCTATGGGTGCAGCTAGATGTTTCTGGGCAATTTAGCAATGGTCTT CTTCCGGGACTTCTTTCTTTGTCTTCTACATTCGTGCCTACTGTCATGAATCTTCTTAAAAAATTAGCAGAAGAAGGACAAGCACCACAAAGGCCTGCAACTACTGATCCTCAGAGCAACCCCGCTTTAACATCAAAAAGTTTTAGAAACAGCTCCAGCAACGATTTGACATCGACGGCATCATCAGCAGTGACCGGGACAGAGACCGGAGGTGAGTACTCCAGTCGCTCAAAAGAAGAGTAG